In the genome of Thiorhodovibrio winogradskyi, the window AAGCGGATGCCAATCTGCCAACGTTGTTCAACCGGTTCCGGATCGGCCCAGACCACGGTAGCGCGGCAGGAACACTCTTCAATCAAGCCTACTTTGGCGCAGCCGAAATGAATCAATAGTTGTTCGTTTGGCGCGTAAGGGCGGTCGGCCCAGATGCGTGCACCACTGGTGCTGGCATCCTGCACGATGGCGCTTTGCAGTCCGATCTCTGCAGTCTTTGTACAGGACGGGGCAGTGGAAGTGGTGCGGGGATCTTGACCCGCGGCTGCGTCAAGAGGCTCCAGTTTGATCAGACAATCGATCTGATGACGCGGACTGCAGCGGTGTTCTGCGGTGATCGATAACATCGGCGACTCTCGAGCATGTTACAGCCAAGTTATCCTTTGCCAGGTCATCTTATGATTGTGTGGTTTATAAAAAAACCGGCTTTGCGAGCCGGTTTTTTGATTCGGCCAAATGCCGAAAGATGCCTTGTTGGTAGCGGGGGCAGGATTTGAACCTACGACCTTCGGGTTATGAGCCCGACGAGCTGCCTGACTGCTCCACCCCGCAACTGAGCTGAGCATAATAACGCCTTTGTCATGAATTTGCAACTGGAAGTTTTGCGCGAACAGGAAAAAGTTCGTTGTTGGTGATAATTCGTCCTGAGTCTCATCGATCTGTGTAGCGCGCCAAAAGCTTCTTGAGGGCGGCGAAATCAATCGGCTTGGGCAGAAAATCGGTCATGCCAGCAGCGATGAAACGATCCGCATCCTGCGCCATGGCGTGCGCTGTCAGGGCGATGATCGGGATATCGCGCGGCCAGGTTGCCCGCGGGTCGGTGCGAATTCGGCGGGTGGCCTCGAGACCGTCGAGTTCAGGCATCTGAACATCCATCAGGATCAGATCGAAATGTCCGGCAGCCAGCGCGTCGAGCGCTTGCTGACCGTTTTCGACGCAGGTTGCTCGGTGGCCGACTTTGGTGAGCAATCGATCCACCACCAACCGATTGGCCGGCTCGTCCTCGGCGATCAGGATGGACAGGGACAGGTTGTTGTTTCGCGGCGTGACTGGGCGATTGAGGTCGGTTGTGGCGGCCGTTGTCTCGCTCACGCGGGCGATGGATGAGGCCATGTCCGAGGTGGGCCTGATGATCCCGACCGGCAGCGTGAACCGGATGCGGCAGCCGGCATTGGGTTTGGTGTCGATCTGGATGTCGCCGCCGAGTCGATCAAGCAGGCGTTTGACAATCGATAGCCCGAGGCCAGTGCCTTTGTGGCGGCGGGTGTCGGACGCGTCGGCCTGGGTGAAGGGCTCGAACAGCCGATCGATTATCGCGGGGTCCATGCCAATGCCTGTGTCCGTGATAGTGTACACTAGCTGGCAGCTGTCAGCCGTCTTGGCGACCGGCTCCGCCTGCAGGTCGATGTCGATTCGCCCCTGATCGGTGAATTTAACGGCGTTACCAATCAGATTAAGCAGAATCTGACGCAGGCGACCGGCATCGGTGCGCACTAAGACGGGAACCGTGGCGCTAACACTGTATTCAACCCGCAGGTTTTTCGGCTTGGCTTGCAGCGCGAAAACCGCGCAGATGGTATGAAGCAACTCGCGGGGCGCGAAGGTGCTCGGACGCAGTTCGAAGGCGCCGGCGTTAATCTTGGAGAAGTCCAGGATGTCGTTAATGAGTTGCAGCAGGGTGCGGCCGCATTCGAGCCCGGTTTCGAGCAGCTGGCGCTGATCCTTGTCGAGATCCCTTTCGCCGAGCAGTTGCAGGGTGCCGAGCACGCCATTGAGTGGGGTGCGGATTTCATGGCTGGTGTTGGCGAGGAATTGACTCTTCGCGTGATTGGCGGCTTCTGCCCTGGAGATGGCTTGGGCCAGCTGGCGATTGGTCACACTAAGGCGTTCTTCGTCGGCTTTACTCGCGCTGATATCGGTGATGTAGCCAGACCAGCGCACGCGCCCGTCAGCCAATTGCTCCGGGCGGGAGAGTCCGCGCAGCCAGCGCAAGCCCTTCCCGCGCATCAGCACACGGAAATCCAGTTGCCAGAGTGAAAGATCTTTTGCGGAAGCCTGAATGGATGCGAGGAAGGCTTCCCTGTCCTTGGGGTGAATGGGCGTCAGTATTGGCTGGGCATCGGCGCGCACGTCATCGGGCGACAGCGCATAGATATCGCGGATGCCATCGGAGGCAAAGGGAATGGCCAGGCGGCCATCAGAAAGTTGTTCCATTTGGAACAAAAAGCCGGGGACCATGCGTGCCAGG includes:
- a CDS encoding PilZ domain-containing protein, which gives rise to MLSITAEHRCSPRHQIDCLIKLEPLDAAAGQDPRTTSTAPSCTKTAEIGLQSAIVQDASTSGARIWADRPYAPNEQLLIHFGCAKVGLIEECSCRATVVWADPEPVEQRWQIGIRFHKGDASDAIVRALVRGCLWCEKLCPDIAAPPSEMPA
- a CDS encoding ATP-binding protein, producing the protein MPHPPQQSSTRSPKRFPNQSANQSPSTAKLTSSPAPKPVLRRLLPPLALLLACLLAGAIWLPIDLHRRYLDASLENLAVDVIHELELSLREQADGLAIAGQVLARDANLQEALAAFDRPAALAQWGPLFASLKQRHQVTHFYLLGPDRLCLLRLHQPNRHSDVIARFTAREAERRGQSVAGIELGPLGSFTLRVVVPVHADGRLLGYVELGKEIEDVLNDLRYHLNVEIALLIDKIHLNREGWREGMHMLGRTADWDQFARQAPNFVSNPELLDRLTAPALEQADTQLPPVSKAPVTKGVRFQDQERGTWWSTRLPLRDATEARVGDLLVFRDISAEEARFYRLLGISLLIGLALLLMVVGLVILLLRRVDDQLLAQQRALHDSDQLLRDLARMVPGFLFQMEQLSDGRLAIPFASDGIRDIYALSPDDVRADAQPILTPIHPKDREAFLASIQASAKDLSLWQLDFRVLMRGKGLRWLRGLSRPEQLADGRVRWSGYITDISASKADEERLSVTNRQLAQAISRAEAANHAKSQFLANTSHEIRTPLNGVLGTLQLLGERDLDKDQRQLLETGLECGRTLLQLINDILDFSKINAGAFELRPSTFAPRELLHTICAVFALQAKPKNLRVEYSVSATVPVLVRTDAGRLRQILLNLIGNAVKFTDQGRIDIDLQAEPVAKTADSCQLVYTITDTGIGMDPAIIDRLFEPFTQADASDTRRHKGTGLGLSIVKRLLDRLGGDIQIDTKPNAGCRIRFTLPVGIIRPTSDMASSIARVSETTAATTDLNRPVTPRNNNLSLSILIAEDEPANRLVVDRLLTKVGHRATCVENGQQALDALAAGHFDLILMDVQMPELDGLEATRRIRTDPRATWPRDIPIIALTAHAMAQDADRFIAAGMTDFLPKPIDFAALKKLLARYTDR